Proteins from one Salvelinus namaycush isolate Seneca chromosome 34, SaNama_1.0, whole genome shotgun sequence genomic window:
- the LOC120028295 gene encoding T-box transcription factor TBX2b-like isoform X1 encodes MRDPVFTGTAMAYHPFHAHRPTDFSMSAFLAAAQPSFFPTLTLPHAALTKPMSDHLVGAAEAGLHPALSHHHQAAHLRSLKSLEPEEEVEDDPKVTLEAKDLWDQFHKIGTEMVITKSGRRMFPPFKVRINGLDKKAKYILLMDIVAADDCRYKFHNSRWMVAGKADPEMPKRMYIHPDSPATGEQWMAKPVAFHKLKLTNNISDKHGFVSTTILNSMHKYQPRFHIVRANDILKLPYSTFRTYVFPETDFIAVTAYQNDKITQLKIDNNPFAKGFRDTGNGRREKREPFNSRKQLTLPSLRMYEDQCKADRDGGDSDASSSEPTTGRDGAHSPIGPGSSPLRFSRISPDDKTCTDSEQELDHQDERCTASISPEPEPPSPFSPRCEDRVKDKLSLEKKDDYPDSRKSSDSIFSIRNLEKGDKTENRHRKDTTDSSKKDTTDSGGISATKESFSPLMVQTESPSHFSASHLQSLALSGLHSQQFFNPMNAGQMLFHPGQFAMGPGAFSAMSMGHLLASVSGASGMENGSLSAQGTGGAPNPFPFHLSQHMLASQGIPMPTFGGLFPYPYTYMAAAAAAASAMPASTTASSLSRNPFLTSSRPRLRFNPYQIPVSMAQSTSLFTTGLPGGLNPSSESSKSGSRETSPVPELHNHKAGSSHRTSSPKSMKDSINELQNIQRLVSGLESQRETYPPRDSPK; translated from the exons ATGAGAGATCCAGTTTTCACAGGGACTGCCATGGCTTATCACCCTTTCCACGCTCACCGTCCGACCGACTTCTCCATGTCAGCTTTCCTAGCGGCCGCGCAGCCTTCCTTCTTCCCGACGCTCACTCTGCCTCACGCGGCTCTTACTAAGCCCATGTCGGACCACCTCGTTGGAGCCGCGGAGGCAGGGCTCCACCCGGCTCTCAGCCACCACCACCAGGCGGCTCATCTCCGCAGCCTGAAGAGCCTGGAGCccgaggaagaggtggaggacgACCCTAAAGTCACACTGGAGGCCAAGGACCTATGGGACCAGTTTCACAAAATAGGAACAGAGATGGTTATTACCAAATCTGGAAG GAGAATGTTTCCTCCGTTTAAAGTCAGAATAAATGGGCTTGATAAAAAAGCCAAGTATATTCTATTGATGGATATAGTCGCTGCCGACGACTGCCGCTACAAGTTCCACAATTCTCGCTGGATGGTAGCGGGAAAGGCCGACCCGGAGATGCCCAAAAGAATGTACATTCACCCGGATAGCCCGGCTACGGGAGAGCAGTGGATGGCCAAGCCGGTTGCTTTTCATAAACTGAAGCTGACCAACAATATATCGGACAAGCATGGATttgtaagtact ACGATTCTTAATTCCATGCACAAATACCAGCCCAGGTTTCATATCGTGAGGGCCAACGACATCCTGAAGCTCCCCTACAGCACGTTTAGGACATACGTGTTCCCAGAGACAGACTTCATCGCTGTCACAGCTTATCAAAATGACAAG ATAACACAGCTGAAGATTGATAATAACCCTTTTGCCAAAGGATTCAGAGACACCGGAAATGGAAGACGAGAGAAAAG GGAACCGTTCAACTCTAGGAAACAGTTGACCCTTCCCTCCCTGCGGATGTATGAAGACCAATGCAAAGCAGACCGAGACGGGGGCGACTCTGATGCCTCGTCTAGTGAACCAACAACCGGCAGAGATGGGGCACACTCTCCAATCGGACCTGGATCCAGCCCGCTTAGATTCAGTCGAATCAGCCCAG ATGATAAAACCTGTACTGACAGTGAGCAAGAACTTGATCATCAGGACGAGCGTTGTACCGCATCGATCAGCCCTGAACCGGAGCCGCCCTCTCCCTTCAGCCCGAGGTGCGAGGACCGGGTGAAGGATAAGCTGAGTCTGGAAAAGAAAGACGACTATCCGGACTCAAGAAAGTCGAGCGACTCCATATTCAGTATAAGGAACCTTGAGAAAGGAGACAAAACGGAGAACAGGCACAGGAAAGACACTACAGATTCGTCAAAAAAGGACACCACAGACAGCGGCGGGATAAGCGCAACCAAAGAAAGTTTCTCCCCGCTCATGGTTCAGACAGAGAGCCCATCACACTTCAGCGCGAGCCACCTGCAGAGTCTGGCCCTGTCTGGCTTGCACAGCCAGCAGTTTTTTAATCCAATGAACGCCGGACAAATGCTATTTCACCCTGGACAGTTCGCTATGGGCCCAGGTGCGTTTTCTGCCATGAGCATGGGACATCTATTGGCCTCGGTATCCGGAGCAAGTGGTATGGAAAACGGCAGCCTCTCCGCCCAGGGCACCGGGGGCGCGCCGAACCCTTTCCCCTTCCATCTATCGCAGCACATGCTCGCCTCTCAG GGCATTCCCATGCCGACCTTTGGAGGCCTGTTCCCCTACCCGTACACCTACATGGCTGCCGCTGCAGCCGCGGCCTCCGCCATGCCCGCTAGCACTACAGCCAGCTCACTCTCGAGGAATCCCTTCCTCACCAGCTCCCGCCCCCGGCTCCGGTTCAACCCTTACCAGATCCCCGTGTCCATGGCCCAGAGCACAAGTCTATTCACCACCGGCCTGCCAGGCGGCCTAAACCCCAGCTCCGAGTCGTCCAAATCGGGCAGCAGGGAGACGAGTCCCGTGCCTGAGCTCCACAACCACAAAGCGGGGTCGAGTCATAGGACCAGCTCCCCCAAATCGATGAAGGACTCTATCAATGAGCTCCAAAACATCCAGAGACTAGTGAGCGGCCttgagagccagagagagacgtACCCCCCGAGAGACTCTCCTAAGTGA
- the LOC120028295 gene encoding T-box transcription factor TBX2b-like isoform X3: MRDPVFTGTAMAYHPFHAHRPTDFSMSAFLAAAQPSFFPTLTLPHAALTKPMSDHLVGAAEAGLHPALSHHHQAAHLRSLKSLEPEEEVEDDPKVTLEAKDLWDQFHKIGTEMVITKSGRRMFPPFKVRINGLDKKAKYILLMDIVAADDCRYKFHNSRWMVAGKADPEMPKRMYIHPDSPATGEQWMAKPVAFHKLKLTNNISDKHGFVSTTILNSMHKYQPRFHIVRANDILKLPYSTFRTYVFPETDFIAVTAYQNDKITQLKIDNNPFAKGFRDTGNGRREKRKQLTLPSLRMYEDQCKADRDGGDSDASSSEPTTGRDGAHSPIGPGSSPLRFSRISPDDKTCTDSEQELDHQDERCTASISPEPEPPSPFSPRCEDRVKDKLSLEKKDDYPDSRKSSDSIFSIRNLEKGDKTENRHRKDTTDSSKKDTTDSGGISATKESFSPLMVQTESPSHFSASHLQSLALSGLHSQQFFNPMNAGQMLFHPGQFAMGPGAFSAMSMGHLLASVSGASGMENGSLSAQGTGGAPNPFPFHLSQHMLASQGIPMPTFGGLFPYPYTYMAAAAAAASAMPASTTASSLSRNPFLTSSRPRLRFNPYQIPVSMAQSTSLFTTGLPGGLNPSSESSKSGSRETSPVPELHNHKAGSSHRTSSPKSMKDSINELQNIQRLVSGLESQRETYPPRDSPK; encoded by the exons ATGAGAGATCCAGTTTTCACAGGGACTGCCATGGCTTATCACCCTTTCCACGCTCACCGTCCGACCGACTTCTCCATGTCAGCTTTCCTAGCGGCCGCGCAGCCTTCCTTCTTCCCGACGCTCACTCTGCCTCACGCGGCTCTTACTAAGCCCATGTCGGACCACCTCGTTGGAGCCGCGGAGGCAGGGCTCCACCCGGCTCTCAGCCACCACCACCAGGCGGCTCATCTCCGCAGCCTGAAGAGCCTGGAGCccgaggaagaggtggaggacgACCCTAAAGTCACACTGGAGGCCAAGGACCTATGGGACCAGTTTCACAAAATAGGAACAGAGATGGTTATTACCAAATCTGGAAG GAGAATGTTTCCTCCGTTTAAAGTCAGAATAAATGGGCTTGATAAAAAAGCCAAGTATATTCTATTGATGGATATAGTCGCTGCCGACGACTGCCGCTACAAGTTCCACAATTCTCGCTGGATGGTAGCGGGAAAGGCCGACCCGGAGATGCCCAAAAGAATGTACATTCACCCGGATAGCCCGGCTACGGGAGAGCAGTGGATGGCCAAGCCGGTTGCTTTTCATAAACTGAAGCTGACCAACAATATATCGGACAAGCATGGATttgtaagtact ACGATTCTTAATTCCATGCACAAATACCAGCCCAGGTTTCATATCGTGAGGGCCAACGACATCCTGAAGCTCCCCTACAGCACGTTTAGGACATACGTGTTCCCAGAGACAGACTTCATCGCTGTCACAGCTTATCAAAATGACAAG ATAACACAGCTGAAGATTGATAATAACCCTTTTGCCAAAGGATTCAGAGACACCGGAAATGGAAGACGAGAGAAAAG GAAACAGTTGACCCTTCCCTCCCTGCGGATGTATGAAGACCAATGCAAAGCAGACCGAGACGGGGGCGACTCTGATGCCTCGTCTAGTGAACCAACAACCGGCAGAGATGGGGCACACTCTCCAATCGGACCTGGATCCAGCCCGCTTAGATTCAGTCGAATCAGCCCAG ATGATAAAACCTGTACTGACAGTGAGCAAGAACTTGATCATCAGGACGAGCGTTGTACCGCATCGATCAGCCCTGAACCGGAGCCGCCCTCTCCCTTCAGCCCGAGGTGCGAGGACCGGGTGAAGGATAAGCTGAGTCTGGAAAAGAAAGACGACTATCCGGACTCAAGAAAGTCGAGCGACTCCATATTCAGTATAAGGAACCTTGAGAAAGGAGACAAAACGGAGAACAGGCACAGGAAAGACACTACAGATTCGTCAAAAAAGGACACCACAGACAGCGGCGGGATAAGCGCAACCAAAGAAAGTTTCTCCCCGCTCATGGTTCAGACAGAGAGCCCATCACACTTCAGCGCGAGCCACCTGCAGAGTCTGGCCCTGTCTGGCTTGCACAGCCAGCAGTTTTTTAATCCAATGAACGCCGGACAAATGCTATTTCACCCTGGACAGTTCGCTATGGGCCCAGGTGCGTTTTCTGCCATGAGCATGGGACATCTATTGGCCTCGGTATCCGGAGCAAGTGGTATGGAAAACGGCAGCCTCTCCGCCCAGGGCACCGGGGGCGCGCCGAACCCTTTCCCCTTCCATCTATCGCAGCACATGCTCGCCTCTCAG GGCATTCCCATGCCGACCTTTGGAGGCCTGTTCCCCTACCCGTACACCTACATGGCTGCCGCTGCAGCCGCGGCCTCCGCCATGCCCGCTAGCACTACAGCCAGCTCACTCTCGAGGAATCCCTTCCTCACCAGCTCCCGCCCCCGGCTCCGGTTCAACCCTTACCAGATCCCCGTGTCCATGGCCCAGAGCACAAGTCTATTCACCACCGGCCTGCCAGGCGGCCTAAACCCCAGCTCCGAGTCGTCCAAATCGGGCAGCAGGGAGACGAGTCCCGTGCCTGAGCTCCACAACCACAAAGCGGGGTCGAGTCATAGGACCAGCTCCCCCAAATCGATGAAGGACTCTATCAATGAGCTCCAAAACATCCAGAGACTAGTGAGCGGCCttgagagccagagagagacgtACCCCCCGAGAGACTCTCCTAAGTGA
- the LOC120028295 gene encoding T-box transcription factor TBX2b-like isoform X2, translated as MRDPVFTGTAMAYHPFHAHRPTDFSMSAFLAAAQPSFFPTLTLPHAALTKPMSDHLVGAAEAGLHPALSHHHQAAHLRSLKSLEPEEEVEDDPKVTLEAKDLWDQFHKIGTEMVITKSGRRMFPPFKVRINGLDKKAKYILLMDIVAADDCRYKFHNSRWMVAGKADPEMPKRMYIHPDSPATGEQWMAKPVAFHKLKLTNNISDKHGFTILNSMHKYQPRFHIVRANDILKLPYSTFRTYVFPETDFIAVTAYQNDKITQLKIDNNPFAKGFRDTGNGRREKREPFNSRKQLTLPSLRMYEDQCKADRDGGDSDASSSEPTTGRDGAHSPIGPGSSPLRFSRISPDDKTCTDSEQELDHQDERCTASISPEPEPPSPFSPRCEDRVKDKLSLEKKDDYPDSRKSSDSIFSIRNLEKGDKTENRHRKDTTDSSKKDTTDSGGISATKESFSPLMVQTESPSHFSASHLQSLALSGLHSQQFFNPMNAGQMLFHPGQFAMGPGAFSAMSMGHLLASVSGASGMENGSLSAQGTGGAPNPFPFHLSQHMLASQGIPMPTFGGLFPYPYTYMAAAAAAASAMPASTTASSLSRNPFLTSSRPRLRFNPYQIPVSMAQSTSLFTTGLPGGLNPSSESSKSGSRETSPVPELHNHKAGSSHRTSSPKSMKDSINELQNIQRLVSGLESQRETYPPRDSPK; from the exons ATGAGAGATCCAGTTTTCACAGGGACTGCCATGGCTTATCACCCTTTCCACGCTCACCGTCCGACCGACTTCTCCATGTCAGCTTTCCTAGCGGCCGCGCAGCCTTCCTTCTTCCCGACGCTCACTCTGCCTCACGCGGCTCTTACTAAGCCCATGTCGGACCACCTCGTTGGAGCCGCGGAGGCAGGGCTCCACCCGGCTCTCAGCCACCACCACCAGGCGGCTCATCTCCGCAGCCTGAAGAGCCTGGAGCccgaggaagaggtggaggacgACCCTAAAGTCACACTGGAGGCCAAGGACCTATGGGACCAGTTTCACAAAATAGGAACAGAGATGGTTATTACCAAATCTGGAAG GAGAATGTTTCCTCCGTTTAAAGTCAGAATAAATGGGCTTGATAAAAAAGCCAAGTATATTCTATTGATGGATATAGTCGCTGCCGACGACTGCCGCTACAAGTTCCACAATTCTCGCTGGATGGTAGCGGGAAAGGCCGACCCGGAGATGCCCAAAAGAATGTACATTCACCCGGATAGCCCGGCTACGGGAGAGCAGTGGATGGCCAAGCCGGTTGCTTTTCATAAACTGAAGCTGACCAACAATATATCGGACAAGCATGGATtt ACGATTCTTAATTCCATGCACAAATACCAGCCCAGGTTTCATATCGTGAGGGCCAACGACATCCTGAAGCTCCCCTACAGCACGTTTAGGACATACGTGTTCCCAGAGACAGACTTCATCGCTGTCACAGCTTATCAAAATGACAAG ATAACACAGCTGAAGATTGATAATAACCCTTTTGCCAAAGGATTCAGAGACACCGGAAATGGAAGACGAGAGAAAAG GGAACCGTTCAACTCTAGGAAACAGTTGACCCTTCCCTCCCTGCGGATGTATGAAGACCAATGCAAAGCAGACCGAGACGGGGGCGACTCTGATGCCTCGTCTAGTGAACCAACAACCGGCAGAGATGGGGCACACTCTCCAATCGGACCTGGATCCAGCCCGCTTAGATTCAGTCGAATCAGCCCAG ATGATAAAACCTGTACTGACAGTGAGCAAGAACTTGATCATCAGGACGAGCGTTGTACCGCATCGATCAGCCCTGAACCGGAGCCGCCCTCTCCCTTCAGCCCGAGGTGCGAGGACCGGGTGAAGGATAAGCTGAGTCTGGAAAAGAAAGACGACTATCCGGACTCAAGAAAGTCGAGCGACTCCATATTCAGTATAAGGAACCTTGAGAAAGGAGACAAAACGGAGAACAGGCACAGGAAAGACACTACAGATTCGTCAAAAAAGGACACCACAGACAGCGGCGGGATAAGCGCAACCAAAGAAAGTTTCTCCCCGCTCATGGTTCAGACAGAGAGCCCATCACACTTCAGCGCGAGCCACCTGCAGAGTCTGGCCCTGTCTGGCTTGCACAGCCAGCAGTTTTTTAATCCAATGAACGCCGGACAAATGCTATTTCACCCTGGACAGTTCGCTATGGGCCCAGGTGCGTTTTCTGCCATGAGCATGGGACATCTATTGGCCTCGGTATCCGGAGCAAGTGGTATGGAAAACGGCAGCCTCTCCGCCCAGGGCACCGGGGGCGCGCCGAACCCTTTCCCCTTCCATCTATCGCAGCACATGCTCGCCTCTCAG GGCATTCCCATGCCGACCTTTGGAGGCCTGTTCCCCTACCCGTACACCTACATGGCTGCCGCTGCAGCCGCGGCCTCCGCCATGCCCGCTAGCACTACAGCCAGCTCACTCTCGAGGAATCCCTTCCTCACCAGCTCCCGCCCCCGGCTCCGGTTCAACCCTTACCAGATCCCCGTGTCCATGGCCCAGAGCACAAGTCTATTCACCACCGGCCTGCCAGGCGGCCTAAACCCCAGCTCCGAGTCGTCCAAATCGGGCAGCAGGGAGACGAGTCCCGTGCCTGAGCTCCACAACCACAAAGCGGGGTCGAGTCATAGGACCAGCTCCCCCAAATCGATGAAGGACTCTATCAATGAGCTCCAAAACATCCAGAGACTAGTGAGCGGCCttgagagccagagagagacgtACCCCCCGAGAGACTCTCCTAAGTGA
- the LOC120028295 gene encoding T-box transcription factor TBX2b-like isoform X4, with the protein MRDPVFTGTAMAYHPFHAHRPTDFSMSAFLAAAQPSFFPTLTLPHAALTKPMSDHLVGAAEAGLHPALSHHHQAAHLRSLKSLEPEEEVEDDPKVTLEAKDLWDQFHKIGTEMVITKSGRRMFPPFKVRINGLDKKAKYILLMDIVAADDCRYKFHNSRWMVAGKADPEMPKRMYIHPDSPATGEQWMAKPVAFHKLKLTNNISDKHGFTILNSMHKYQPRFHIVRANDILKLPYSTFRTYVFPETDFIAVTAYQNDKITQLKIDNNPFAKGFRDTGNGRREKRKQLTLPSLRMYEDQCKADRDGGDSDASSSEPTTGRDGAHSPIGPGSSPLRFSRISPDDKTCTDSEQELDHQDERCTASISPEPEPPSPFSPRCEDRVKDKLSLEKKDDYPDSRKSSDSIFSIRNLEKGDKTENRHRKDTTDSSKKDTTDSGGISATKESFSPLMVQTESPSHFSASHLQSLALSGLHSQQFFNPMNAGQMLFHPGQFAMGPGAFSAMSMGHLLASVSGASGMENGSLSAQGTGGAPNPFPFHLSQHMLASQGIPMPTFGGLFPYPYTYMAAAAAAASAMPASTTASSLSRNPFLTSSRPRLRFNPYQIPVSMAQSTSLFTTGLPGGLNPSSESSKSGSRETSPVPELHNHKAGSSHRTSSPKSMKDSINELQNIQRLVSGLESQRETYPPRDSPK; encoded by the exons ATGAGAGATCCAGTTTTCACAGGGACTGCCATGGCTTATCACCCTTTCCACGCTCACCGTCCGACCGACTTCTCCATGTCAGCTTTCCTAGCGGCCGCGCAGCCTTCCTTCTTCCCGACGCTCACTCTGCCTCACGCGGCTCTTACTAAGCCCATGTCGGACCACCTCGTTGGAGCCGCGGAGGCAGGGCTCCACCCGGCTCTCAGCCACCACCACCAGGCGGCTCATCTCCGCAGCCTGAAGAGCCTGGAGCccgaggaagaggtggaggacgACCCTAAAGTCACACTGGAGGCCAAGGACCTATGGGACCAGTTTCACAAAATAGGAACAGAGATGGTTATTACCAAATCTGGAAG GAGAATGTTTCCTCCGTTTAAAGTCAGAATAAATGGGCTTGATAAAAAAGCCAAGTATATTCTATTGATGGATATAGTCGCTGCCGACGACTGCCGCTACAAGTTCCACAATTCTCGCTGGATGGTAGCGGGAAAGGCCGACCCGGAGATGCCCAAAAGAATGTACATTCACCCGGATAGCCCGGCTACGGGAGAGCAGTGGATGGCCAAGCCGGTTGCTTTTCATAAACTGAAGCTGACCAACAATATATCGGACAAGCATGGATtt ACGATTCTTAATTCCATGCACAAATACCAGCCCAGGTTTCATATCGTGAGGGCCAACGACATCCTGAAGCTCCCCTACAGCACGTTTAGGACATACGTGTTCCCAGAGACAGACTTCATCGCTGTCACAGCTTATCAAAATGACAAG ATAACACAGCTGAAGATTGATAATAACCCTTTTGCCAAAGGATTCAGAGACACCGGAAATGGAAGACGAGAGAAAAG GAAACAGTTGACCCTTCCCTCCCTGCGGATGTATGAAGACCAATGCAAAGCAGACCGAGACGGGGGCGACTCTGATGCCTCGTCTAGTGAACCAACAACCGGCAGAGATGGGGCACACTCTCCAATCGGACCTGGATCCAGCCCGCTTAGATTCAGTCGAATCAGCCCAG ATGATAAAACCTGTACTGACAGTGAGCAAGAACTTGATCATCAGGACGAGCGTTGTACCGCATCGATCAGCCCTGAACCGGAGCCGCCCTCTCCCTTCAGCCCGAGGTGCGAGGACCGGGTGAAGGATAAGCTGAGTCTGGAAAAGAAAGACGACTATCCGGACTCAAGAAAGTCGAGCGACTCCATATTCAGTATAAGGAACCTTGAGAAAGGAGACAAAACGGAGAACAGGCACAGGAAAGACACTACAGATTCGTCAAAAAAGGACACCACAGACAGCGGCGGGATAAGCGCAACCAAAGAAAGTTTCTCCCCGCTCATGGTTCAGACAGAGAGCCCATCACACTTCAGCGCGAGCCACCTGCAGAGTCTGGCCCTGTCTGGCTTGCACAGCCAGCAGTTTTTTAATCCAATGAACGCCGGACAAATGCTATTTCACCCTGGACAGTTCGCTATGGGCCCAGGTGCGTTTTCTGCCATGAGCATGGGACATCTATTGGCCTCGGTATCCGGAGCAAGTGGTATGGAAAACGGCAGCCTCTCCGCCCAGGGCACCGGGGGCGCGCCGAACCCTTTCCCCTTCCATCTATCGCAGCACATGCTCGCCTCTCAG GGCATTCCCATGCCGACCTTTGGAGGCCTGTTCCCCTACCCGTACACCTACATGGCTGCCGCTGCAGCCGCGGCCTCCGCCATGCCCGCTAGCACTACAGCCAGCTCACTCTCGAGGAATCCCTTCCTCACCAGCTCCCGCCCCCGGCTCCGGTTCAACCCTTACCAGATCCCCGTGTCCATGGCCCAGAGCACAAGTCTATTCACCACCGGCCTGCCAGGCGGCCTAAACCCCAGCTCCGAGTCGTCCAAATCGGGCAGCAGGGAGACGAGTCCCGTGCCTGAGCTCCACAACCACAAAGCGGGGTCGAGTCATAGGACCAGCTCCCCCAAATCGATGAAGGACTCTATCAATGAGCTCCAAAACATCCAGAGACTAGTGAGCGGCCttgagagccagagagagacgtACCCCCCGAGAGACTCTCCTAAGTGA